The following proteins come from a genomic window of Corallococcus sp. NCRR:
- a CDS encoding helix-turn-helix domain-containing protein: MSASSEHGGELEALVRRMVLSTLRELGIAAAPASADEDELLSQAEAAALARCSVSTIREWQRRGILKRYGQGRASLVKRSELFAPKAQAARASDKAELDAKAEAILKGGRRG; this comes from the coding sequence GTGAGCGCGAGCAGCGAGCACGGTGGGGAGTTGGAGGCGCTGGTGAGGCGGATGGTGCTCAGCACGCTGCGCGAGCTCGGCATCGCCGCGGCACCGGCGAGCGCCGACGAGGACGAGTTGCTCTCGCAAGCTGAAGCCGCCGCGCTCGCGCGGTGCTCGGTGAGCACCATCCGCGAGTGGCAGCGCCGGGGCATCCTGAAGCGCTACGGCCAGGGCCGCGCGTCGCTGGTGAAGCGCAGCGAGTTGTTCGCGCCGAAGGCCCAGGCCGCCCGCGCGAGCGATAAGGCGGAGCTGGACGCGAAGGCCGAGGCCATCCTGAAGGGAGGGCGCCGTGGGTAA
- a CDS encoding DUF4091 domain-containing protein: protein MMVKVRPDDTAPGSSTEVRFTAARNEFASFQVALHGGDLGLRGVRARLPSLEGPTTLTGPDVTLYRQAYLTVLQPSEPGQPVGRWPDGLVPDTDEIAREQRNAFPFDVPAREARALWVDVHVPKDAPPGEYTGTVTVEAEGGFQRQVTARLTVVDAVMPSTSSLASSFSMLPTQVCRAHLGRDDCSPAELQPLLARYQQLSLEHRITQPRLFLSGAGPQAWSGFDATWGPYLDGTAPTRLPGARMTSVEYTGLLTAGGLADFAGHMSERGWMDRAHAKIGDEPFDVATFQQTRAAGTLVRQVAPGLRTLLTVNSLQLRLNGLESLVDIVVPIVNHLEGTQPEFAGDQSQTYAAFLSRPGTELWMYQSCLSHGCGADVPMPETRPGAGWPSYMVDAPSTKARAMEWLSFLLGCKGELYYETGAMLPTAWTNQNHYGGNGDGTLFYPGTPAAIGGKTDVPVASLRLKLIRQGMQDYEWLKAVSDAGDPAFARQVARELLPTASQVPDDGAAFDAARLRLIQRYGELIGANPYAPRMGEQPATRPLEPQVPGGPGEPGGQGNGGCGAAPGVSMTGALLSAAWALGRLRRARRRRAAQGVSDT from the coding sequence ATGATGGTGAAGGTCCGTCCCGACGACACCGCCCCGGGGAGCAGCACCGAGGTACGATTCACCGCCGCGCGCAATGAGTTCGCCTCCTTCCAGGTGGCGTTGCACGGCGGTGACCTGGGCCTGCGGGGCGTGCGCGCCCGCCTGCCCTCATTGGAGGGGCCCACGACGCTGACGGGGCCGGACGTGACGCTTTACCGGCAGGCCTACCTCACCGTCTTGCAGCCTTCCGAACCCGGGCAGCCGGTGGGGCGGTGGCCGGACGGGCTGGTGCCGGACACGGATGAAATCGCCAGGGAGCAGCGCAACGCCTTCCCCTTCGACGTGCCCGCGCGCGAGGCGCGAGCCCTCTGGGTGGACGTGCACGTGCCCAAGGACGCGCCGCCGGGTGAATACACGGGCACGGTGACGGTGGAGGCGGAAGGCGGCTTCCAGCGGCAGGTGACCGCGAGGCTGACGGTGGTGGACGCGGTGATGCCGAGCACGTCCTCGCTGGCCTCATCGTTCTCCATGTTGCCGACGCAGGTGTGCCGCGCGCACCTGGGCCGGGATGACTGCTCGCCCGCCGAGCTGCAGCCGCTGCTCGCGCGCTACCAGCAGCTGTCGCTGGAGCACCGCATCACGCAGCCCCGGCTCTTCCTGAGCGGGGCCGGGCCCCAGGCATGGAGCGGGTTCGACGCGACGTGGGGACCGTACCTGGATGGCACCGCGCCGACGCGGCTGCCCGGCGCGCGGATGACGAGCGTGGAATACACGGGCCTGCTCACGGCCGGGGGCCTGGCGGACTTCGCGGGGCACATGAGCGAGCGCGGCTGGATGGACCGGGCCCACGCGAAGATTGGCGATGAGCCGTTCGACGTGGCCACCTTCCAGCAGACGCGAGCCGCCGGGACGCTGGTGCGGCAGGTAGCGCCCGGACTTCGCACCCTGCTGACGGTGAACTCCCTCCAGCTGAGGCTCAACGGCCTGGAGTCCCTGGTGGACATCGTGGTGCCCATCGTGAACCACCTGGAGGGCACGCAACCGGAGTTCGCGGGAGACCAGAGCCAGACGTACGCGGCCTTCCTCTCGCGTCCCGGAACGGAGTTGTGGATGTATCAGAGTTGCCTGAGCCACGGCTGCGGGGCGGATGTCCCCATGCCGGAGACCCGGCCGGGGGCAGGCTGGCCGTCATACATGGTGGACGCTCCCTCGACGAAGGCCCGCGCGATGGAGTGGTTGTCCTTCCTCCTCGGCTGCAAGGGCGAGCTGTACTACGAGACAGGGGCCATGCTCCCCACCGCGTGGACGAACCAGAACCACTACGGTGGCAACGGGGACGGGACGCTGTTCTACCCAGGCACGCCCGCGGCCATTGGCGGAAAGACAGACGTGCCGGTGGCGTCCCTGCGCCTGAAGCTCATCCGCCAGGGCATGCAGGACTATGAATGGCTCAAGGCGGTGAGTGACGCGGGAGACCCGGCTTTCGCGCGCCAGGTGGCAAGGGAGCTGCTTCCCACCGCGTCGCAGGTGCCGGATGACGGCGCCGCGTTCGATGCGGCGCGGCTGCGGCTCATCCAGCGCTACGGGGAACTGATCGGAGCCAACCCGTACGCCCCGCGCATGGGTGAGCAGCCGGCGACCAGGCCCCTGGAGCCGCAGGTCCCAGGCGGTCCGGGAGAGCCGGGCGGGCAGGGCAACGGAGGCTGCGGCGCGGCCCCAGGCGTCTCCATGACGGGAGCATTGCTCTCGGCGGCCTGGGCGCTGGGCCGGCTTCGCAGGGCGCGAAGGCGGCGGGCCGCGCAAGGCGTCTCGGACACCTGA
- a CDS encoding Spy/CpxP family protein refolding chaperone codes for MKRHLFMLGLLFAAPTFAGSTTHDTQDASQGARRPPPFERKSPVQLLIDHRQDLALTDAQAASLTRIQTALDAKNAPVKQSLEALRPSAPPDRNTQAAPSAQDQARHEQARGLFEQLRANGLAAYQEAEQVLTDAQKTQARTLLESERRAHGPGHGGRGGPPRGE; via the coding sequence ATGAAGCGCCATCTGTTCATGCTGGGCCTGCTGTTCGCCGCTCCCACCTTCGCCGGCTCCACCACCCACGACACGCAGGACGCGTCCCAGGGCGCGCGCCGGCCGCCGCCGTTCGAGCGCAAGTCGCCCGTGCAACTGCTCATCGACCACCGCCAGGACCTGGCCCTCACCGACGCCCAGGCCGCGAGCCTGACCCGGATTCAAACGGCGCTCGACGCGAAGAACGCGCCCGTGAAGCAGTCCCTGGAGGCCCTGCGTCCGTCCGCGCCGCCCGACCGGAACACCCAGGCCGCGCCGTCCGCCCAGGACCAGGCCCGCCACGAGCAGGCCCGCGGCCTCTTCGAGCAGCTCCGCGCCAACGGCCTGGCGGCGTACCAGGAGGCCGAGCAGGTGTTGACGGACGCGCAGAAGACCCAGGCCCGCACGCTCCTGGAGTCGGAGCGTCGCGCCCACGGCCCGGGCCATGGCGGCCGGGGCGGTCCTCCCCGAGGCGAATAG
- a CDS encoding PD40 domain-containing protein, protein MGGGRGRHLGREEVLTRPGPWVLALAVLVAGGAWAQDDENDGGMVLPERLTVGMGDQFLGQLGPDENSLLFVSNRDIATEIFVQDLEKGRERRLFDEGADVTWPRISPNGKQLLYISFRTQAGGQLCVRDLPEAKERRCLEEETSALQAEWIDDTHIALVSRATIQGDLRLSKVALGAGWQVTPLLDRNLTSPTFSPDGRWLVYVPVQRSVQQVGPGFAARAAPHMEAVRLDVPGAPPLPLTLDIPGQTGQPVFARDGRSLYVVQFFTDSNGDGVIDASDSGVLFRVPFPSDRDDAPAQASTTSPDQLTSEAWSCEYPAPTAASLITTCSRGQSLDVYRLPLDGQVPGAWDVKRLNEELGMVGRRADQLLLYRQRLLLETRPKLRRLLMMRLSQLHLAYGDFDAADFYARQMTKVDDPVTAGLSEPLRILIAHRKALKERDRGRMVDELQEAERQRMSALDPATAPSPPSAVYRHVVRSELAQASGDFTLARQELEAAELTDTTPRAVLEGWYEQADALYRELDDRDALVAAGRELSQNKVFKQDDQLDFARGAVRALYRGRPYAEADAAMAQALAAEPPGTPYAFALELGRHVNALNVERPPRPVRDALVAFYKQQTDPLRRRMVVQDAAERAASLGADGVMESLATLYVDDAPAGTEERRRAERLFRRALMGRAYRRLARDRKDEARADFDLVTRRTGSLESAVESMSLRLRAGVAPEVIIQEVTTEAPGKAVSLSHFVKAYVTTRRLSKLDDDAHAQAVKTGLAELRAAWQELKNQREVQALMGAIHHEDFLRGRNPAAAERANRHYLVALDLVRNNARYKAMILGALGLLHTQVGNYHIALGYLDERDKLPYTDNGAGLSVALARARALLHVNREAEAAQAADKALATVETTPKMERFLPLVTDRAALYNLAAGRFERALTLYDRALPGVEAGPRDDEGLRNRLVLRLARGGAALGADQPQRALEDLDQVDRDLATPAVRATLKQAHATPKFVQRAYRIIAAGLRANAETRLGRMDAAARALEQRRALFLEQFDELDRDEDIRAVTLAELRLAENAVDRRAPAQAAQWLGKALEHADSLMARTHAPIDAGQLDVLWFAAQLQSEDKTRMPFDVPQRMEQARRTLIEQRDPAWRAYLAWFNIYLALDGTAPASAGEIQTASE, encoded by the coding sequence ATGGGTGGAGGCCGAGGACGGCACCTGGGGAGAGAAGAAGTGCTGACGCGCCCAGGCCCCTGGGTCCTGGCCCTGGCCGTGCTCGTCGCGGGCGGCGCCTGGGCCCAGGACGACGAGAACGACGGAGGCATGGTCCTGCCCGAGCGGCTCACCGTGGGCATGGGCGACCAGTTCCTGGGGCAGCTGGGGCCCGACGAGAACTCGCTGCTGTTCGTGTCCAACCGGGACATCGCGACGGAGATCTTCGTCCAGGACCTGGAGAAGGGCCGCGAGCGCCGCCTCTTCGACGAAGGCGCGGACGTGACGTGGCCGCGCATCAGCCCCAATGGCAAGCAGCTGCTCTACATCTCCTTCCGCACCCAGGCCGGCGGCCAGCTCTGCGTGAGAGACCTGCCCGAGGCCAAAGAGCGCCGCTGTCTGGAGGAGGAGACCAGCGCGCTGCAGGCGGAGTGGATCGACGACACGCACATCGCGCTGGTGAGCCGCGCGACCATCCAGGGCGACCTGCGGCTGTCGAAGGTGGCGCTCGGGGCCGGGTGGCAGGTGACGCCGCTGCTTGACCGCAACCTGACCAGCCCGACCTTCTCCCCCGATGGGCGCTGGCTGGTGTACGTCCCGGTCCAGCGCTCCGTGCAACAGGTGGGACCGGGCTTCGCCGCGCGGGCCGCGCCGCACATGGAGGCCGTTCGGCTGGATGTCCCCGGCGCGCCCCCCCTCCCGCTGACGCTGGACATCCCGGGGCAGACGGGCCAGCCGGTGTTCGCGCGCGACGGGCGCTCGCTGTACGTGGTGCAGTTCTTCACCGACTCCAACGGGGACGGGGTGATTGACGCGAGCGACAGCGGGGTGCTGTTCCGCGTGCCCTTCCCTTCCGACCGCGACGACGCGCCCGCCCAGGCCTCCACCACCAGTCCGGACCAGCTCACCAGCGAGGCGTGGAGCTGCGAGTACCCGGCCCCCACCGCCGCGTCGCTCATCACCACGTGTTCCCGGGGCCAATCGCTGGACGTGTATCGACTGCCGCTGGATGGCCAGGTGCCCGGCGCATGGGACGTGAAGCGCCTCAACGAGGAGCTGGGCATGGTGGGCCGGCGCGCGGATCAGCTCCTCCTCTACCGCCAGCGCCTGCTGCTCGAGACCCGGCCCAAACTCCGCAGGCTGTTGATGATGCGCCTGAGCCAGCTGCACCTGGCCTACGGCGACTTCGACGCCGCGGACTTCTACGCGCGCCAGATGACGAAGGTGGACGACCCCGTCACCGCCGGGCTGTCGGAGCCGTTGCGCATCCTCATCGCCCACCGCAAGGCCCTGAAGGAGCGCGACCGGGGCCGCATGGTGGACGAGTTGCAGGAGGCCGAACGCCAACGCATGTCCGCCCTGGACCCCGCCACCGCGCCCAGCCCGCCCTCCGCCGTCTACCGGCACGTGGTGCGCAGCGAGCTGGCGCAGGCGTCCGGCGACTTCACGCTCGCCCGCCAGGAGTTGGAGGCCGCCGAGCTGACGGACACCACGCCACGCGCGGTGCTGGAGGGTTGGTACGAACAGGCGGACGCGCTCTACCGCGAGCTGGATGACCGGGACGCGCTGGTCGCCGCCGGCCGCGAGCTCTCCCAGAACAAGGTCTTCAAGCAGGACGACCAGCTCGACTTCGCGCGCGGCGCCGTCCGCGCCCTGTACCGGGGACGCCCCTACGCGGAAGCGGACGCGGCCATGGCCCAGGCGCTCGCGGCGGAGCCCCCCGGGACGCCGTATGCGTTCGCCCTGGAGCTGGGCCGCCACGTCAACGCGTTGAACGTGGAGCGCCCTCCCCGTCCCGTCCGGGACGCCCTGGTCGCGTTCTACAAACAGCAGACGGATCCGCTCCGCCGCCGGATGGTGGTGCAGGACGCCGCCGAGCGCGCGGCGAGCCTGGGCGCTGACGGCGTGATGGAGTCCCTGGCGACGCTCTACGTCGACGACGCCCCGGCCGGCACCGAGGAGCGGCGCCGGGCGGAGCGGCTGTTCCGCCGCGCGCTGATGGGCCGCGCCTACCGCCGCCTGGCCCGCGACCGGAAGGACGAGGCGCGCGCGGACTTCGACCTCGTGACGCGGCGGACGGGCTCGCTGGAGAGCGCGGTCGAGTCCATGAGCCTGCGCCTGCGCGCGGGCGTCGCCCCGGAGGTGATCATCCAGGAGGTCACCACGGAGGCGCCGGGCAAGGCCGTGTCGCTCTCGCACTTCGTGAAGGCCTACGTGACGACGCGCCGGCTGTCCAAGCTGGATGACGACGCCCACGCCCAGGCGGTGAAGACCGGCCTCGCGGAGCTGCGCGCGGCATGGCAGGAGCTCAAGAACCAGCGCGAGGTGCAGGCGCTGATGGGGGCCATCCACCACGAGGACTTCCTGCGCGGCAGAAACCCCGCCGCCGCCGAGCGCGCCAACCGTCACTACCTCGTGGCCCTGGACCTGGTGCGCAACAACGCGCGCTACAAGGCGATGATCCTCGGCGCGCTGGGGCTGCTGCACACGCAGGTGGGCAACTACCACATCGCCCTGGGCTACCTGGACGAGCGCGACAAGCTGCCCTACACGGACAACGGCGCGGGCTTGTCGGTCGCCCTGGCCAGGGCCCGGGCGCTGCTGCACGTCAACCGTGAAGCGGAGGCCGCGCAGGCGGCGGACAAGGCCCTGGCCACGGTGGAGACCACGCCGAAGATGGAGCGGTTCCTCCCGTTGGTGACGGACCGCGCGGCGCTCTACAACCTGGCCGCGGGCCGGTTCGAGCGGGCGCTCACGCTCTACGACCGCGCGCTGCCCGGCGTCGAAGCCGGCCCCCGCGACGACGAGGGCCTGCGCAACCGGCTGGTGCTGCGGCTGGCCCGCGGTGGCGCGGCGCTGGGCGCGGACCAGCCCCAGCGGGCGCTGGAGGACCTGGACCAGGTGGACCGGGACCTGGCGACGCCCGCCGTGAGGGCCACGCTGAAGCAGGCACACGCCACCCCGAAGTTCGTCCAGCGCGCGTACCGCATCATCGCCGCGGGGCTGCGCGCCAACGCGGAGACGCGGCTCGGGCGCATGGACGCCGCGGCCCGCGCGCTGGAGCAGCGGCGCGCGCTGTTCCTGGAGCAGTTCGACGAACTGGATCGCGACGAGGACATCCGCGCGGTGACGCTGGCGGAGCTGCGGCTGGCGGAGAACGCCGTGGACCGCCGCGCCCCCGCGCAGGCGGCGCAGTGGCTGGGCAAGGCGCTGGAGCACGCGGACTCGCTGATGGCGCGCACGCACGCGCCCATCGATGCGGGCCAGTTGGACGTGCTCTGGTTCGCGGCGCAGCTGCAATCCGAGGACAAGACGCGGATGCCTTTCGACGTGCCCCAGCGGATGGAGCAGGCGCGGCGGACGCTCATCGAGCAGCGCGACCCGGCGTGGCGCGCCTATCTGGCGTGGTTCAACATCTACCTGGCGCTCGATGGCACCGCCCCTGCCTCGGCGGGGGAAATCCAGACCGCGTCCGAATAG
- a CDS encoding DUF1318 domain-containing protein: MRHRGLLLVAALTASGCISAPEIVMVDRATALEEQAAGSYKDVEQRLARAGMNPTPVPLTPNQLEDLGIQPPPLVENLGKTQADRVDDLVRRHCVGEGKDGLLVVTRKQCTAGRVSADDSALVERVNRARRQLWQWMKTVRPGVPETTLRQNWRQAHAEGVVCGGWVEAEDGTWGEKKC; encoded by the coding sequence ATGAGACACCGTGGGTTGTTGCTCGTGGCCGCCCTCACCGCGTCCGGGTGCATCAGCGCCCCGGAGATCGTCATGGTGGACCGGGCGACGGCGCTCGAGGAGCAGGCCGCGGGTTCGTACAAGGACGTGGAGCAGCGGCTGGCGCGCGCGGGCATGAACCCCACGCCGGTGCCGCTGACACCGAACCAACTGGAGGACCTGGGCATCCAGCCGCCGCCGCTGGTGGAGAACCTGGGCAAGACGCAAGCGGACCGCGTGGACGACCTGGTGCGGCGCCACTGCGTGGGCGAGGGCAAGGACGGGCTGCTGGTGGTCACCCGGAAGCAGTGCACGGCCGGGCGCGTGTCCGCGGATGACAGCGCGCTGGTGGAGCGGGTGAACCGGGCCCGGCGCCAGCTGTGGCAGTGGATGAAGACCGTGCGCCCCGGCGTGCCGGAGACAACGCTGCGTCAGAACTGGCGACAGGCGCACGCGGAAGGCGTCGTCTGCGGCGGATGGGTGGAGGCCGAGGACGGCACCTGGGGAGAGAAGAAGTGCTGA
- a CDS encoding sce7726 family protein translates to MTEAAPGGRVVDELGLCHGYVRVDVASISADCLHGYELKADRDTLSRLPTQAEHYGAVMDRCTLVTGGAHLQEALQVVPPWWGVLRVEVDLFGLRFEQLREARVNPAPDPLATCRLLWRDEALAFLEELGAARGVRGKPRDALYARLVEVAPVDQLRAHVRQVLLKREDWRAS, encoded by the coding sequence GTGACGGAGGCGGCCCCGGGCGGGCGTGTGGTTGATGAACTCGGCCTGTGCCACGGGTACGTGCGCGTGGACGTGGCGTCCATCTCCGCGGACTGCCTCCACGGGTACGAGCTCAAGGCGGACCGGGACACGCTCTCCCGGCTGCCGACGCAGGCGGAGCACTACGGCGCGGTGATGGACCGATGCACCCTCGTCACCGGCGGCGCCCACCTCCAGGAGGCGCTGCAGGTGGTGCCGCCCTGGTGGGGTGTCCTCCGCGTCGAGGTGGACCTGTTCGGCCTGCGCTTCGAGCAGCTGCGCGAGGCGAGGGTGAACCCGGCACCGGATCCGCTGGCCACCTGCCGACTGCTCTGGCGCGACGAAGCGCTCGCGTTCCTCGAGGAGTTGGGCGCGGCCCGGGGCGTTCGCGGGAAGCCGCGCGACGCGCTGTACGCGCGCCTCGTCGAAGTCGCGCCCGTTGATCAGCTCCGGGCCCACGTGCGCCAGGTGCTACTGAAGCGCGAGGATTGGCGCGCCTCTTGA
- a CDS encoding amidohydrolase family protein, with amino-acid sequence MSFLQRLAALALVCLAACSSAEPQPAPPVPAKSVVLNALYREDKAAPGVLTDFAFGDSGEVLAMGPPGSVADRINHDTAVIDAQGRPAEDCAVSGHEHEDLPFLPQMLVSPVPGQVAPWQDFTELLAAVRTRAAEVLAAEKAAQDAGQPVPARLPIVGLTLFTIHPGINASGINVADALEAAAPGFFVYLFDVDGHGALHNWTAATLVGFNPNSPDPEGGRFGRDAAGRLDGHAHEQGAQVPFFRFVAAFIPFEVKVGQLNAFTSAAFAQGYCRTTDINFVDSVVVAEQVRAATAEPQAIVSACLPTDPGELANCKPNADGITILKRFIDGAFADGFANTDEHGDRDPALAYLNPETLPVHTLPWWGNYNLTDAQLDRDLAWVLADKAHRRLVLHAAGRGAIGQVMRRMVAVGGSLEAFRDVVTFEHVDLISPEQVAALGAAGMAVVLNTPHFDLYPVIQLRYPAAIVAQSQPLASLYRAGLTIGYGGDRFLAPESPFAQAGRAATHRNPAERVDFATYWRSQTRMTAELRAMRGVGALKVGARANLLILNQDPYAVAPEQIAATRPLVTVSDGKVVYSDGTLAPATP; translated from the coding sequence ATGTCTTTCCTTCAGCGTCTCGCCGCGCTGGCACTCGTGTGCCTCGCGGCCTGCAGCAGCGCCGAACCTCAGCCTGCCCCGCCGGTCCCCGCCAAGAGCGTCGTCCTCAACGCGCTGTACCGCGAGGACAAGGCCGCGCCAGGCGTCCTCACTGACTTCGCCTTCGGGGACTCCGGCGAGGTCCTCGCGATGGGCCCGCCGGGCAGCGTCGCCGACCGCATCAACCACGACACTGCCGTCATCGACGCCCAGGGCCGCCCCGCGGAGGACTGCGCGGTGAGCGGACACGAGCACGAGGACCTGCCCTTTCTGCCCCAGATGCTGGTGTCCCCGGTGCCGGGCCAGGTGGCGCCCTGGCAGGACTTCACCGAGCTGCTCGCGGCGGTGCGCACCCGCGCGGCGGAGGTGCTCGCAGCGGAGAAGGCCGCCCAGGACGCCGGGCAGCCGGTGCCCGCGCGCCTGCCCATCGTCGGCCTCACCCTCTTCACCATCCACCCGGGCATAAACGCTTCGGGCATCAACGTCGCGGACGCGCTGGAGGCGGCGGCACCGGGCTTCTTCGTCTACCTCTTCGACGTGGACGGGCATGGAGCCCTGCACAACTGGACGGCGGCGACGCTGGTGGGATTCAACCCGAACTCCCCCGACCCTGAAGGCGGGCGCTTCGGGCGCGACGCCGCCGGACGGCTGGATGGGCACGCTCACGAACAGGGCGCGCAGGTGCCTTTCTTCCGCTTCGTCGCCGCCTTCATTCCCTTCGAGGTGAAGGTCGGTCAGCTCAACGCCTTCACGTCCGCGGCCTTTGCCCAGGGCTACTGCCGCACGACGGACATCAACTTCGTGGACTCCGTCGTCGTCGCCGAGCAGGTGCGCGCGGCGACGGCCGAGCCCCAGGCCATCGTCAGCGCCTGCCTACCCACGGACCCGGGCGAGCTGGCCAACTGCAAGCCGAACGCGGACGGCATCACCATCCTCAAGCGCTTCATCGACGGCGCCTTCGCTGACGGCTTCGCCAACACCGACGAGCACGGCGACCGCGACCCGGCGCTCGCGTACCTCAATCCGGAGACGCTGCCCGTCCACACCCTGCCCTGGTGGGGCAACTACAACCTGACGGACGCGCAGCTGGACCGCGACCTCGCGTGGGTGCTCGCCGACAAGGCCCACCGGCGGTTGGTGCTGCACGCGGCGGGACGCGGCGCCATCGGCCAGGTGATGCGCCGCATGGTGGCGGTGGGTGGCTCGCTTGAGGCCTTCCGCGACGTCGTCACCTTCGAGCATGTGGACCTGATTTCACCGGAGCAGGTGGCCGCGCTCGGTGCCGCCGGCATGGCCGTGGTCCTCAACACGCCGCACTTCGACCTGTACCCCGTCATCCAGCTCCGCTACCCAGCGGCCATCGTCGCGCAGTCCCAGCCGCTGGCCTCGCTGTACCGGGCGGGACTCACCATCGGCTACGGCGGCGACCGCTTCCTCGCGCCCGAGTCGCCATTCGCACAGGCGGGCCGCGCGGCGACGCACCGCAACCCGGCCGAGCGCGTCGACTTCGCCACCTACTGGCGCTCGCAGACGAGGATGACGGCCGAGCTCCGCGCGATGAGGGGCGTGGGCGCGCTGAAGGTGGGTGCCAGGGCCAACCTGCTCATCCTCAACCAGGACCCCTACGCGGTGGCGCCGGAGCAGATTGCGGCCACGCGCCCCCTGGTGACTGTCTCCGACGGCAAGGTCGTGTACTCGGACGGCACGCTGGCCCCGGCCACGCCGTAG